A window of the Arachis duranensis cultivar V14167 chromosome 5, aradu.V14167.gnm2.J7QH, whole genome shotgun sequence genome harbors these coding sequences:
- the LOC107489322 gene encoding protein MAIN-LIKE 1-like produces MGDDPARLYRLDGVAHIAGVINNEPHRCIRSMRRQQGMPLDERYVPYLQMAELYHLARLNDRWFRLDEPLDVAYHLGLAVDRRYVSGCLTDFHMYIEGGRPAWVSFEELLGVIPPPSQVQKFAVNCIWFQETFGECPEGADEETVRRFARAYIMMLLGTQLFADKSGNRIHIRWLPYVARLEEMGSYSWGSAALAWLYRCMC; encoded by the exons ATGGGGGACGATCCTGCAAGGCTGTACCGGTTGGACGGGGTGGCTCATATAGCCGGGGTCATCAACAACGAG CCACATCGATGCATCAGGAGCATGCGGCGGCAACAAGGCATGCCACTCGATGAGCGTTATGTTCCCTACCTGCAGATGGCCGAGTTATACCATCTGGCTAGACTGAACGATAGATGGTTCCGGTTGGATGAGCCCCTT GACGTGGCGTACCATTTGGGGTTGGCAGTGGACAGGCGTTATGTCAGCGGTTGCCTTACAGATTTTCATATGTATATCGAGGGTGGACGTCCAGCTTGGGTGTCATTCGAGGAGTTGCTTGGAGTGATTCCTCCTCCGAGCCAAGTTCAGAAGTTCGCAGTAAACTGCATCTGGTTCCAGGAGACTTTCGGAGAGTGCCCCGAGGGAGCCGATGAGGAGACTGTGCGGCGCTTTGCTCGTGCCTATATCATGATGTTGTTAGGCACTCAGCTGTTTGCCGACAAGTCCGGCAACCGCATTCACATCAGATGGCTTCCCTACGTAGCTAGGCTTGAGGAGATGGGTTCCTACAGTTGGGGGTCTGCAGCATTGGCATGGTTGTACCGGTGCATGTGCTGA